The following are encoded together in the Streptomyces rapamycinicus NRRL 5491 genome:
- a CDS encoding rhomboid-like protein, with product MTTSVRGTDTPDVPGARAADGGDPDGLRVVAAAGPCARPADARRAAGRGWPAAAGASTPRVPGAGRARSRRTAAVARSLPRALRTVPFTLGYTLVLLGTGLYARLGDPGTVRDLLAGSSTDVSHLSQRPLLTLLVSALWAVGGLTSPYLVAFPLVLGALERRLGAVRTAGVFLLGHVLATLLTEVPVAVSVAAGHLPDSSLRRLDYGVSYGLIACAAALAGLLSPGRRWALLGGVGLALAAGILVDFDPLTGWGHAFALLLGVVSWPYVRRNTRWHGRSRRDDDASPGFAHSERASGNT from the coding sequence TTGACGACATCGGTAAGAGGGACGGATACGCCGGACGTTCCTGGTGCGCGGGCGGCGGACGGCGGTGATCCGGACGGCCTCCGGGTCGTCGCCGCTGCCGGTCCATGCGCCCGCCCGGCCGATGCCCGGCGGGCGGCGGGCCGCGGCTGGCCCGCGGCCGCCGGGGCCAGTACGCCTCGGGTGCCGGGGGCCGGGCGGGCCCGCTCGCGCCGCACGGCTGCGGTGGCGCGTTCGCTGCCGCGTGCGCTGCGCACCGTGCCGTTCACCCTCGGCTACACGCTCGTCCTGCTCGGCACCGGGCTCTACGCCCGTCTCGGCGACCCCGGCACCGTGCGCGATCTGCTCGCGGGCTCCAGTACCGATGTGTCCCACCTCTCCCAGCGACCGCTGCTGACGCTGCTGGTCAGCGCGTTGTGGGCGGTGGGCGGGCTCACCTCGCCGTATCTGGTCGCCTTCCCCCTGGTGCTCGGCGCGCTGGAGCGGCGGCTCGGCGCGGTGCGCACGGCCGGGGTGTTCCTGCTCGGACATGTGCTGGCGACGCTGCTCACCGAGGTCCCGGTGGCCGTCTCGGTGGCCGCCGGGCATCTCCCGGACAGCTCGCTGCGCCGCCTCGACTACGGGGTGAGCTACGGGCTGATCGCCTGCGCCGCCGCGCTCGCCGGGCTGCTGTCGCCCGGGCGCCGGTGGGCGCTGCTGGGCGGAGTCGGCCTCGCGCTCGCCGCCGGGATCCTCGTCGACTTCGATCCGCTCACCGGCTGGGGCCATGCCTTCGCCCTGCTGCTCGGCGTCGTCTCCTGGCCGTACGTCCGGCGAAACACCAGGTGGCACGGGCGGTCACGGCGAGACGACGATGCCTCGCCCGGCTTCGCTCACAGCGAACGGGCGTCCGGGAACACCTGA
- a CDS encoding TetR/AcrR family transcriptional regulator has protein sequence MSSARPSAHERILSTATALFNAHGVRGVGVDRIIAESGVAKATLYSHFRAKDDLVLAYLHRADEHWRRALREAAEAAGADPRDRLIGLFDALDSATERDGFRGCAFIRTAGETEPDTATHAATAEHKRAVRAWLTELARAAGAADPERLAVQISVLVDGVMAAAALEPRPEFTEAARDAARALVARACPVRV, from the coding sequence ATGAGCAGCGCCCGCCCCTCCGCCCATGAGCGGATCCTGTCCACCGCGACCGCGCTGTTCAACGCCCATGGGGTGCGCGGGGTCGGAGTGGACCGGATCATCGCCGAGTCGGGCGTGGCGAAGGCCACGCTCTACTCCCACTTCCGCGCCAAGGACGATCTGGTGCTGGCCTATCTGCACAGAGCGGACGAGCACTGGCGCCGGGCGCTGCGGGAGGCCGCGGAGGCGGCCGGCGCCGACCCCCGGGACCGGCTCATCGGCCTCTTCGACGCGCTGGACTCGGCGACCGAACGGGACGGCTTCCGCGGCTGCGCCTTCATCAGGACCGCGGGCGAGACCGAACCGGACACCGCCACCCACGCCGCGACCGCCGAGCACAAGCGCGCGGTGAGGGCCTGGCTGACCGAGCTGGCCCGGGCGGCCGGGGCCGCCGACCCCGAGCGGCTCGCCGTGCAGATCTCCGTCCTCGTGGACGGGGTGATGGCCGCGGCGGCGCTGGAGCCGAGGCCGGAATTCACGGAGGCCGCCCGGGACGCGGCGCGGGCGCTGGTCGCGCGGGCGTGCCCGGTGCGGGTGTAA
- a CDS encoding NAD(P)H-dependent oxidoreductase, whose translation MRTLLVLAHPDLAASRVNAALAEAARPVENVTLHDLYAGYPDLRIDVEREQRLLLEHDRIVLQFPFYWYSAPPLLKKWLDEVFLRGFAYGGGGTSLRGKSLLIATSTGSTEEQYRPGGAHPYSVVDLLKPFDATANITGMTYEEPLIVHGTHGLGDAELAAFQDRYRELLASGAVRRRALTAA comes from the coding sequence GTGCGCACCCTGCTCGTCCTCGCCCACCCCGATCTCGCCGCATCCCGGGTCAACGCCGCCCTCGCCGAGGCGGCCCGGCCGGTGGAGAACGTCACGCTCCACGACCTCTACGCCGGCTATCCCGATCTGCGGATCGACGTCGAGCGCGAACAGCGGCTGCTGCTGGAGCACGACCGGATCGTCCTCCAGTTCCCCTTCTACTGGTACTCGGCGCCGCCGCTGCTGAAGAAGTGGCTGGACGAGGTGTTCCTGCGCGGTTTCGCCTACGGCGGCGGCGGCACCTCGCTGCGCGGCAAGTCACTGCTGATCGCCACCTCGACGGGCAGCACCGAGGAGCAGTACCGGCCGGGCGGGGCCCACCCCTACTCGGTCGTCGATCTGCTCAAGCCCTTCGACGCCACCGCCAACATCACCGGGATGACGTACGAGGAGCCGCTCATCGTGCACGGCACCCATGGGCTCGGCGACGCCGAACTCGCCGCGTTCCAGGACCGCTATCGCGAGCTGCTGGCCTCCGGCGCGGTGCGGCGGCGCGCGCTGACCGCGGCCTGA
- the lon gene encoding endopeptidase La: MASLSTPLTLPVLPLEDEVVLPGMVVPLDLSDTEVRAAVEAAQAAARSSGSGGGKPKVLLVPRVDGTYAGIGTLGTVEQVGRLSDGDPGALIRGVRRVRIGAGTTGPGAALWVEGTTVEEIVPDPLPGAVTELIKEYKALATSWLRKRGAWQVVDRVQQIDDVSQLADNSGYSPFLSVAQRVELLETTDPVARLKLAVTWLSDHIAEQDVAESIAKDVQEGVDKQQREFLLRRQLEAVRKELADLNGDPEDESDDYRARVEAADLPDKVREAALKEVDKLERSSDQSPEGSWIRTWLDTVLELPWNERTEDAYDIQGAKAVLDADHAGLEDVKERITEYLAVRKRRADRGLGVVGGRRGGAVLALVGPPGVGKTSLGESVARAMGRKFVRVALGGVRDEAEIRGHRRTYVGALPGRVVRAIKEAGSMNPVVLLDEIDKVGSDFRGDPAAALLEVLDPAQNHTFRDHYLEVELDLSDVVFLATANVLEAIPEALLDRMELVRLDGYTEDEKVTIARDHLLSRQLERAGLEPGEVTVTDEALRKLAGEYTREAGVRTLERSIARLLRKVAAQHELDERELPFTVGVAELRPLIGRPHHTPESAQDPAERRTAVPGVATGLAVTGAGGDVLFVEASLADPETGGAGLSLTGQLGDVMKESAQIALSFLRSHGAELELPVGDLKERGVHLHVPAGAVPKDGPSAGVTMTTALASLLSGRQVRPDVAMTGEVSLTGRVLPIGGVKQKLLAAHRAGVTTVIIPKRNEPDLDDVPAEVLDKLDVHPVSDVRRVLELALEPARAAAPEIPVAAA; this comes from the coding sequence ATGGCTTCGCTGTCGACACCGCTCACCCTGCCCGTACTGCCTCTTGAGGACGAGGTGGTGCTCCCCGGCATGGTGGTGCCGCTGGACCTTTCCGATACCGAGGTACGCGCCGCGGTGGAGGCCGCCCAGGCCGCCGCCCGCTCCAGTGGGAGCGGAGGCGGTAAGCCGAAGGTGCTGCTGGTGCCCCGCGTCGACGGCACCTACGCCGGTATCGGCACGCTCGGCACCGTCGAGCAGGTGGGCCGGCTCTCCGACGGAGACCCCGGCGCGCTGATCCGCGGGGTGCGCCGCGTCCGCATCGGGGCCGGGACCACCGGACCCGGGGCGGCCCTGTGGGTGGAGGGGACCACGGTCGAGGAGATCGTGCCCGACCCCCTGCCCGGTGCCGTCACCGAATTGATCAAGGAGTACAAGGCGCTGGCCACCAGCTGGCTGCGCAAGCGCGGCGCCTGGCAGGTCGTGGACCGGGTGCAGCAGATCGACGATGTCTCGCAGCTCGCCGACAACTCCGGCTACTCGCCCTTCCTGTCCGTGGCCCAGCGCGTCGAACTGCTGGAGACCACCGACCCGGTGGCCCGGCTGAAGCTGGCCGTCACCTGGCTGAGCGACCACATCGCCGAGCAGGACGTGGCCGAGTCGATCGCCAAGGACGTCCAGGAGGGCGTCGACAAGCAGCAGCGCGAATTCCTGCTGCGGCGTCAGCTCGAAGCCGTCCGTAAGGAGCTCGCCGACCTCAATGGCGACCCCGAGGACGAGTCCGACGACTACCGCGCCCGCGTGGAGGCCGCCGATCTGCCGGACAAGGTCCGCGAGGCGGCCCTCAAGGAGGTCGACAAGCTGGAGCGGTCCAGCGACCAGAGCCCCGAGGGCAGCTGGATCCGCACCTGGCTGGACACCGTCCTGGAGCTGCCCTGGAACGAGCGCACCGAGGACGCGTACGACATCCAGGGCGCCAAGGCCGTGCTCGACGCCGACCACGCGGGCCTGGAGGACGTCAAGGAGCGGATCACCGAGTACCTGGCGGTGCGCAAGCGCCGCGCCGACCGGGGCCTCGGCGTCGTCGGCGGCCGCCGCGGCGGCGCGGTGCTCGCCCTCGTGGGCCCGCCCGGCGTCGGCAAGACCAGCCTGGGCGAGAGCGTCGCCCGCGCGATGGGGCGGAAGTTCGTCCGGGTCGCGCTCGGCGGCGTCCGCGACGAGGCGGAGATCCGCGGCCACCGGCGCACCTACGTGGGCGCGCTGCCCGGCCGGGTCGTCCGGGCCATCAAGGAGGCGGGCTCGATGAACCCCGTCGTCCTCCTGGACGAGATCGACAAGGTGGGCTCCGACTTCCGCGGCGACCCGGCCGCGGCCCTGCTGGAGGTCCTGGACCCGGCGCAGAACCACACCTTCCGCGACCACTACCTGGAGGTCGAACTCGACCTGAGCGACGTGGTCTTCCTCGCCACCGCCAACGTGCTGGAGGCCATCCCGGAGGCGCTGCTGGACCGGATGGAGCTGGTGCGCCTGGACGGCTACACCGAGGACGAGAAGGTCACCATCGCCCGGGACCACCTGCTGTCCCGTCAGCTGGAGCGGGCCGGTCTGGAGCCGGGCGAGGTCACGGTGACCGACGAGGCGCTGCGCAAGCTTGCGGGCGAGTACACCCGCGAGGCGGGCGTACGGACCCTGGAGCGGTCCATCGCCCGGCTGCTGCGCAAGGTGGCGGCCCAGCACGAGCTCGACGAGCGCGAACTTCCCTTCACGGTCGGCGTGGCGGAGCTGCGCCCGCTGATCGGCCGGCCGCACCACACCCCCGAGTCCGCCCAGGACCCGGCCGAGCGCCGCACCGCGGTCCCCGGCGTGGCGACCGGGCTCGCGGTCACCGGCGCGGGCGGTGACGTGCTGTTCGTGGAGGCGTCGCTGGCAGACCCGGAGACGGGCGGCGCGGGGCTGAGCCTCACCGGTCAGCTCGGCGACGTCATGAAGGAGTCCGCCCAGATCGCGCTCTCCTTCCTGCGCTCGCACGGCGCGGAGCTGGAACTGCCGGTCGGCGATCTGAAGGAGCGCGGCGTCCACCTCCACGTCCCGGCGGGCGCGGTGCCCAAGGACGGCCCGAGCGCGGGCGTCACCATGACCACCGCGCTGGCCTCGCTGCTCTCCGGCCGCCAGGTGCGCCCGGACGTGGCGATGACCGGCGAGGTGTCCCTGACCGGGCGGGTGCTGCCCATCGGCGGAGTCAAGCAGAAGCTGCTGGCGGCGCACCGGGCCGGGGTGACCACCGTGATCATTCCCAAGCGCAATGAGCCCGACCTGGACGACGTCCCCGCCGAGGTCCTGGACAAGCTCGACGTCCACCCGGTCTCCGACGTCCGCCGGGTGCTGGAGCTGGCCCTCGAGCCCGCCCGGGCGGCGGCCCCCGAAATTCCGGTGGCGGCGGCCTGA